In the genome of Paenibacillus pabuli, one region contains:
- a CDS encoding replication protein has protein sequence MAGAELSDGFTRVANEVIEEVARQKFNGIQLRILLIVWRQTYGWRRKSAELSVTFLANALQSDPRGIRKEMKKLLDDKVLKVFHEAKGKHGRMIGFNKYYDQWFEGENSPSQNSEQSGGESYPHERDDYTPLVGDNSPSKKEKKESIKKDNKNNKGAAKEMASKTKLAKSREGKQEYAEEVWLKPEEHTKLLNEFGQEGLTWMIDVLSSYKLSVDKFYASDYAVFKKGGWLRMKYEDHLAKQNKPVFQSKSERTKSVLDEAMAKELNGDGTGRRDITNEVHQLGLPELRS, from the coding sequence ATGGCAGGAGCGGAACTTTCCGATGGTTTCACCCGAGTCGCTAACGAGGTCATAGAGGAGGTTGCTAGACAGAAATTTAATGGCATACAACTTAGAATTCTCCTGATCGTCTGGCGCCAAACATACGGGTGGCGACGGAAATCAGCCGAGTTGTCTGTCACATTTCTTGCAAATGCACTGCAAAGTGATCCGAGGGGCATTAGAAAAGAAATGAAAAAATTGTTGGATGACAAAGTGCTCAAGGTATTTCATGAGGCCAAGGGCAAACACGGACGAATGATTGGATTCAACAAATATTATGATCAGTGGTTTGAGGGGGAGAATAGTCCCTCACAAAATTCAGAACAGAGTGGGGGAGAATCGTACCCCCATGAGAGGGACGATTACACCCCTCTAGTGGGGGACAATAGCCCCTCCAAGAAAGAAAAGAAAGAAAGTATAAAGAAAGATAATAAAAACAATAAAGGAGCTGCTAAAGAAATGGCTTCTAAAACCAAGCTGGCAAAGAGTCGTGAAGGCAAGCAGGAGTACGCAGAGGAAGTGTGGCTCAAACCGGAGGAACACACAAAGCTACTGAATGAGTTTGGGCAAGAAGGACTTACCTGGATGATAGATGTACTCAGCTCTTATAAACTATCCGTTGATAAATTTTACGCAAGTGATTATGCAGTCTTCAAGAAAGGCGGCTGGCTGCGAATGAAATACGAGGATCACCTGGCGAAGCAAAATAAGCCGGTGTTTCAATCAAAATCAGAGAGGACTAAAAGTGTTCTGGACGAAGCGATGGCAAAGGAGTTGAACGGGGATGGAACGGGCAGACGTGATATCACTAATGAAGTTCATCAGCTTGGTTTACCAGAACTTCGAAGTTAA
- a CDS encoding replicative DNA helicase has translation MSIFERTQDAEIAVLGSIMTDPSLLDDCPLTKESFDPEGINGKIFEVLKYAKRKHSEKKQEGDPFDPVFLHQLWGDKLDQVGGQMYLVKIRGSIASTHGFDGYVKIVNESHVQRELTSVGRDLASGEMTQAEAKQKLKVIEELQIDDGEGPVLFSSLLDSHGKLLAKRSQSAVEGLTGYKTLSEDLDKLTGGHQRGTYTLIGARPSIGKTQLVLNDMLSTSCANNASAFFSAEMKKAAVLDRLISITSGIDSNKIRSGRLTDPDWVNYYKALQIIKQANMFIDDKPGQTIEYIWRQAKKLKKKYPRLVIYVDYLQIIGSEEKFRTNAERITHVSSSFNQMKNDLDIPVIAITSVNRKCEERPDKRPTMADIRESGDIEFHGDVIGFLYRDDYYYPDTALKGVAELNIAKGRDVGTGTIHLNFNRKNGRFIDIDKDTLYEMQKREQEAKRSRR, from the coding sequence GTGAGTATCTTCGAACGCACCCAGGACGCTGAGATAGCAGTTCTTGGATCGATCATGACAGACCCGTCACTGTTAGATGATTGTCCCTTAACCAAGGAATCTTTTGATCCCGAAGGGATTAACGGCAAGATTTTTGAGGTCCTGAAATACGCCAAAAGAAAACATTCGGAAAAGAAGCAAGAAGGTGACCCATTCGACCCGGTCTTCTTACACCAGTTGTGGGGCGACAAACTTGATCAAGTTGGCGGACAAATGTATTTGGTTAAAATACGGGGTTCTATTGCATCTACTCATGGTTTTGATGGCTATGTAAAAATAGTTAACGAATCACATGTTCAGCGTGAGTTGACGAGTGTTGGCCGAGATCTGGCAAGTGGGGAAATGACACAAGCCGAAGCCAAACAAAAGTTAAAGGTTATAGAAGAATTGCAGATAGATGATGGAGAAGGTCCAGTTTTGTTCTCCAGCTTGCTTGATTCACATGGGAAATTGCTTGCTAAGAGATCACAATCCGCCGTTGAGGGTTTGACTGGATACAAAACTTTGAGCGAGGATCTGGATAAATTAACAGGTGGTCACCAGCGAGGCACATACACTTTGATTGGTGCAAGGCCGAGTATAGGTAAAACGCAACTTGTTCTGAATGACATGCTTTCGACTTCATGCGCCAATAACGCCTCTGCATTTTTCTCTGCTGAGATGAAAAAAGCCGCTGTCCTTGATCGTCTTATATCAATCACGTCCGGCATAGACAGCAACAAAATCAGATCGGGCAGGCTAACAGATCCAGATTGGGTCAACTACTACAAAGCTTTGCAGATCATCAAGCAGGCGAACATGTTTATTGATGACAAACCGGGTCAAACGATCGAATACATTTGGAGACAAGCAAAGAAGCTTAAAAAGAAGTACCCGCGCTTGGTGATATACGTTGATTACCTCCAAATTATCGGTTCTGAAGAGAAGTTCAGGACGAACGCCGAAAGGATAACGCATGTTTCCAGCAGCTTCAACCAAATGAAAAACGATTTGGATATACCTGTTATCGCAATAACATCAGTCAACCGGAAATGTGAAGAAAGACCAGATAAGCGGCCTACTATGGCGGACATAAGAGAATCGGGAGATATTGAGTTCCATGGTGACGTGATCGGTTTCCTGTACCGCGATGATTACTATTACCCTGATACAGCTCTTAAAGGGGTTGCTGAACTTAATATCGCAAAAGGTAGGGACGTTGGAACTGGAACTATACACCTGAATTTCAACCGTAAAAACGGAAGGTTTATTGATATCGATAAAGACACCCTATACGAAATGCAGAAGAGGGAACAGGAAGCAAAAAGGAGCCGCCGATGA
- a CDS encoding dUTP diphosphatase, whose translation MNIAKLYEMQKTLDARIIEEKSLQEQDLLPNTILALQVELGEMANEWRGFKHWSNDQEPRFEIRCAKCAGAGNHYEQYGWTPSRKPTKTKCGACNGKGNTKQPLLEEYVDCVHFFLSIARQLGLDETDLTIIDDYLEGSTTNVLNRLIYHAGGIGMEYSPYSGITSYRMAFNMFFALGRQRFGFTLEQVEAAYLDKNKVNHERQANGY comes from the coding sequence ATGAACATAGCTAAATTATACGAAATGCAGAAGACGCTTGATGCACGAATAATTGAGGAAAAGAGTCTGCAAGAGCAAGACTTGCTCCCGAACACGATCCTTGCGCTTCAGGTGGAGCTTGGTGAAATGGCGAACGAATGGCGCGGGTTCAAGCATTGGAGCAATGACCAAGAGCCTCGATTTGAAATCAGATGCGCAAAGTGTGCAGGTGCAGGAAATCATTACGAGCAGTACGGTTGGACACCTTCACGAAAGCCAACTAAGACAAAATGCGGTGCGTGTAACGGCAAAGGTAATACAAAACAACCGCTCCTTGAAGAGTACGTCGATTGCGTCCACTTCTTCCTCAGCATCGCCCGGCAACTTGGCCTGGATGAAACAGACCTCACGATTATTGATGACTACTTGGAGGGCAGCACAACCAATGTGCTCAACAGATTGATTTATCACGCTGGCGGAATTGGCATGGAATACAGTCCATATTCAGGCATTACATCGTACCGGATGGCGTTCAATATGTTCTTTGCTCTCGGACGGCAACGCTTCGGATTCACACTTGAACAGGTTGAGGCAGCGTACCTGGATAAGAACAAAGTCAACCACGAGCGACAGGCGAACGGATATTAA
- a CDS encoding zinc-finger domain-containing protein has translation MEATEQIGDLLDNHCADCPTRQELNKIHGSTYSKIDGHCNRECPVGKQLQGLSKHLTRS, from the coding sequence ATGGAAGCGACTGAGCAGATAGGCGACCTTTTGGATAATCACTGCGCAGACTGCCCAACTCGGCAGGAGTTGAACAAAATACACGGTAGCACATACAGCAAGATAGATGGTCATTGCAACCGTGAATGTCCGGTAGGCAAGCAACTCCAAGGGCTGAGCAAACACCTGACAAGGTCGTGA
- a CDS encoding putative metallopeptidase has translation MANDKFITDAPQAVNELLEDIISKNHTHLDDSEFLVIMKHGGWKSKGKTKFSGVSVLNEAIRMSMDKDAILYLNADMWNQMTDPQKRYVIDHALCTLDVKMDKHDDVLEAPDGRPLLKTLPPDIEAFFAVITRHGAVSEDVKRLAFAIKEVNVEQLTIEMAAEEQAKQEEAQKEPREGIKGMINPDGTININDPNQAKLPLEGEAAAAAEIIATTQDGVKVPVSDDDLPY, from the coding sequence ATGGCAAACGATAAATTCATTACAGATGCACCACAAGCAGTTAACGAATTGCTGGAAGATATTATTTCAAAGAATCATACACACCTTGATGACAGTGAGTTTTTAGTGATTATGAAACACGGCGGATGGAAGTCCAAGGGCAAAACGAAATTCAGTGGTGTTTCAGTTCTCAATGAGGCAATCCGCATGAGTATGGATAAGGACGCAATCTTGTATCTCAATGCAGACATGTGGAACCAAATGACTGATCCGCAGAAACGTTATGTAATCGATCATGCTCTCTGTACTCTTGATGTCAAGATGGATAAGCACGATGATGTGCTGGAAGCTCCTGACGGTCGCCCTTTGCTTAAAACTCTTCCGCCTGACATTGAAGCTTTCTTTGCAGTAATCACACGTCATGGTGCTGTAAGCGAGGATGTGAAGCGTCTTGCATTCGCCATTAAAGAGGTCAATGTTGAACAACTCACAATTGAAATGGCTGCTGAAGAACAGGCAAAGCAAGAAGAAGCTCAAAAGGAACCCCGTGAAGGAATCAAAGGCATGATCAATCCAGACGGCACGATTAACATTAACGACCCAAACCAGGCGAAGTTACCGCTTGAAGGGGAAGCTGCCGCTGCTGCTGAAATCATCGCAACAACTCAAGACGGCGTGAAAGTACCAGTTTCTGACGACGATCTGCCTTATTAA
- a CDS encoding ArpU family phage packaging/lysis transcriptional regulator: MGQQSFLPEIDRKLTQAAVEAALEKYRIFKFMTFEAREASTTAGYTERFHGPTNQTSDQTASIAIYNADQEMYRQDYCDRVERAVKRMPRMERFLIEARYMTTEHDYITDQKVYNFEFKPPISAPKYIEIRWRAFYKLALDLRIVVEKPSEGE, from the coding sequence GTGGGTCAACAAAGCTTTTTACCGGAGATTGACCGGAAATTAACGCAGGCAGCCGTTGAGGCCGCACTGGAGAAATACAGGATATTCAAGTTCATGACATTCGAGGCCCGCGAGGCGAGTACAACAGCAGGATACACTGAACGGTTTCACGGTCCTACAAACCAGACAAGCGACCAGACAGCCAGTATTGCCATCTATAACGCTGACCAGGAAATGTATCGGCAAGACTATTGCGACCGTGTAGAACGTGCTGTAAAGCGTATGCCGCGTATGGAACGCTTTTTAATAGAAGCAAGATATATGACTACGGAGCATGATTACATTACAGATCAGAAGGTGTACAACTTCGAGTTCAAACCGCCGATCAGCGCCCCAAAGTACATTGAGATTCGGTGGAGAGCATTTTACAAGCTGGCTTTGGATTTGAGGATTGTCGTTGAAAAACCATCGGAAGGAGAATAG
- a CDS encoding helix-turn-helix domain-containing protein encodes MSTETKKRSLDDYDEVMETKDVREYLNLSRDKAYELMNSGKFHVVQSGRSKLVAREVFRSWLHGG; translated from the coding sequence ATGAGCACTGAGACGAAGAAACGTTCATTGGATGATTACGATGAGGTTATGGAAACAAAAGATGTTAGAGAGTATTTGAACTTGAGTAGAGATAAAGCATATGAATTGATGAACTCAGGTAAATTCCATGTGGTACAATCAGGAAGGAGTAAACTGGTTGCAAGGGAAGTTTTTCGTTCTTGGTTGCATGGGGGATAA
- a CDS encoding tyrosine-type recombinase/integrase: MDKRKGRTIKSERTSTRLQHSLDYMFDYYYQAKKSEGRAENTLKTYVQNYNYFCEFLDERKIIRDIRNINVEVGCDYIIWLRDEKRRFSDNCNIPESVRTVGLLPKSINTRIKNMKTMFKFLKEEEVIEADPFTYLKNVQDIRKDIEVLTAEEMSDLLKAPNQRKYSDFRDFVVINLLIDGMLRVDEALTLRKTDVDFAACCATLRREVTKTRKPRIVPITKRTAKLMQELIRESTEFGSEYIP; the protein is encoded by the coding sequence ATGGATAAACGTAAAGGAAGAACAATTAAGAGTGAGCGCACATCAACACGCTTACAACATTCGTTAGACTATATGTTTGATTATTACTACCAGGCGAAGAAGTCGGAAGGTCGAGCGGAGAATACGCTAAAGACCTACGTACAAAATTACAATTACTTCTGCGAATTTCTGGACGAGCGTAAGATCATTCGTGACATCCGGAATATCAACGTTGAAGTAGGGTGTGATTACATAATTTGGTTACGCGATGAAAAACGAAGGTTCAGTGATAACTGTAACATTCCGGAATCTGTTCGTACTGTGGGATTGCTTCCGAAATCAATTAACACGCGCATTAAGAATATGAAGACGATGTTTAAGTTTTTAAAAGAAGAGGAAGTAATTGAAGCAGACCCGTTTACGTATTTAAAGAACGTACAGGACATTAGGAAGGATATTGAGGTTCTTACCGCGGAGGAGATGAGCGACCTTCTAAAAGCGCCAAACCAGCGCAAATACAGCGACTTCCGTGATTTCGTTGTGATAAACCTCCTAATTGACGGGATGTTACGCGTAGACGAGGCGTTAACATTACGAAAGACTGACGTAGACTTCGCCGCATGTTGTGCAACTTTACGGCGAGAAGTGACCAAGACGCGTAAACCTCGAATTGTACCGATCACTAAACGAACTGCTAAGCTGATGCAAGAGTTAATCCGCGAATCAACGGAGTTTGGAAGTGAATATATTCCTTAA
- a CDS encoding tyrosine-type recombinase/integrase codes for MNIFLNNYGKRLVPNPFRHQLKKYADRAGIEKRVYPHLLRHSGAMLFLEEGGSQRHLQVILGHADGRMTAHYTHLSDKNVKKNHDEYSPLNAVIGKLEKPRKIKR; via the coding sequence GTGAATATATTCCTTAATAATTACGGGAAACGGTTGGTTCCGAATCCCTTCCGTCACCAATTAAAGAAATATGCGGATAGGGCAGGAATTGAGAAGCGCGTGTATCCGCATCTACTGAGACATTCGGGAGCCATGTTATTCTTAGAGGAGGGTGGTTCACAGCGTCACCTACAGGTTATCCTTGGACATGCTGATGGGCGTATGACCGCTCACTATACCCACCTATCTGATAAGAACGTGAAAAAGAATCATGATGAGTATTCACCTCTGAACGCGGTTATCGGAAAATTGGAAAAACCGCGAAAGATTAAAAGATAA
- a CDS encoding copper amine oxidase N-terminal domain-containing protein produces MKRKLIISSIIGASLFASFTIGAYAASKTSLFINGQKSNIAVKVIEGVSYVPLKDISKVFDASVTYNSSNNSLNFNSSNISNSITSTPTQATASLKDAKSIEKYLNETYGVKSPLKTSLTDLKFSFSVTENKSKFEAYDLLINFHYDVRSVDQLIFDNQNSN; encoded by the coding sequence ATGAAAAGAAAACTTATTATCTCTTCAATAATTGGTGCGTCTTTGTTCGCATCATTTACAATTGGAGCGTACGCGGCTTCAAAGACAAGTTTATTCATTAACGGTCAAAAATCTAATATTGCTGTCAAGGTTATTGAAGGGGTAAGCTATGTTCCATTAAAAGATATTTCAAAAGTTTTTGATGCCAGTGTTACATATAACAGTAGTAACAATAGCCTTAACTTTAACTCGTCGAATATAAGTAACTCTATCACCAGTACTCCTACGCAGGCTACGGCCTCACTTAAAGACGCAAAAAGCATCGAAAAATATCTCAATGAAACTTATGGAGTAAAGTCACCTCTTAAAACTTCACTTACAGATTTAAAATTTAGTTTTAGCGTTACTGAAAATAAGTCTAAGTTTGAAGCTTATGACCTCCTAATCAACTTTCATTACGATGTTAGAAGCGTAGACCAGCTTATCTTTGATAACCAAAATTCCAATTGA
- a CDS encoding putative holin-like toxin codes for MKLHLIYEKGGDEMSTYEALDVMLNFGTFIFAMLAFITSVIFFLHVKKR; via the coding sequence ATGAAGTTACACTTAATTTATGAGAAAGGTGGTGATGAGATGAGTACATACGAGGCACTTGACGTCATGCTTAACTTTGGTACTTTTATTTTCGCAATGTTGGCCTTCATTACATCAGTAATTTTCTTTTTGCACGTAAAAAAGCGATAG
- a CDS encoding winged helix-turn-helix domain-containing protein has translation MTTKSRTIIAETIVSKKPVDVGFEARHTWTLAILIAWIERQFGQSLAEKGGSKLLTRLGLLIYTKDT, from the coding sequence ATGACAACAAAATCAAGAACTATAATCGCCGAGACGATTGTCAGCAAGAAACCAGTCGATGTGGGTTTCGAAGCTCGGCATACCTGGACATTAGCTATCTTGATTGCTTGGATCGAGCGACAGTTTGGCCAGTCGTTAGCAGAAAAAGGTGGATCTAAGTTACTTACACGGCTTGGACTACTTATCTACACCAAAGATACATAA
- a CDS encoding S-layer homology domain-containing protein, with the protein MGVIILSLLPLYVFDKAFAATPTATIVVADEILTSPSLVTFTFSEAVTGFDLADLTTGSGILSELTTSDNITYTATLTPPLSNRSGPFHISLDHSGVIAGGNMGSGTTVSNNYYVDTVMPSVTSVSVPSNGTYGVEEDLSFTVNMDEIVVVTGIPTISIVVGATTVYATYAGGSGTSALQFRYTVQTGLSDSNGITIEALSLNGGSIRDEAGNDAVLTLNSVGSTAGVLVDAIPPTIISVSPTSGPTTGGTTVTLTGTKFSGATAVMFGATEATSFTINSETSITATAPAGSAGTVDVTVKRRSGTSTTSAADQYTYIAAIAGPTIASVSPASGPTTGGTTVTLTGTNLTDATAVMFGATEAMSYTVNSATQITAIAPEGSAGTVDVTVTTPGGTSAISAANQFTWFDVTYAISPLSDETLNALTAGYASGTQETKTVTLTRTGTGDLTSLATALGGTNAGSFTITQPTVTTLNSGTPSTTFTVKANDRLAAGTYNATVTVSAGGMTPVTFTVTQVVNSSSTSGSSSGSGSSGGTTPVTSTHLDIDQNGSMIDWAKIDSSKPSVTLEVTPKDGVAYVRIPASILKSIEGKNATFFIEIKTPYGSYQVPVNLASLIPGLKDLLAKNNVNNDDISFKITLTNKSGDKDFREVFANSMPNGQAMGAIVDFHIDIINTKTGQTIGTADKFSKALTRVIPMPKSVTDMPAQWGAFRYNVTTKKLEFVAAEKKQIDGVWVVRINSYSNSVYVVAQNTVSFADVQQHWSKSDVDLAAAKGLVEGVGGGLFDPNKAVTRAEFTAMLVRALGRDTSDKDMAPYNDVKPGTWYSGEVSTAKELGLLAFVKGNSFTPNQPLTREEMASMLAAVGRLEQLPISKEPVSLNGFKDIGNTDIAYLEDVRLMVKLHIMTGTSANTFDPKEETTRAQAAVVFIRMLLALGSIDR; encoded by the coding sequence ATGGGTGTAATCATTTTAAGTTTGCTGCCATTGTACGTATTTGACAAGGCGTTTGCCGCCACTCCAACAGCCACCATTGTTGTAGCTGACGAAATTCTGACTTCCCCGTCACTGGTAACGTTTACCTTTTCAGAAGCGGTGACTGGGTTTGACCTTGCTGATTTGACAACAGGTAGCGGCATTCTTAGTGAATTAACAACTTCTGACAATATCACCTATACCGCAACCCTCACGCCGCCTTTAAGCAATCGCAGCGGCCCCTTCCATATTTCGCTCGATCATTCAGGTGTAATTGCCGGAGGCAATATGGGGAGCGGAACCACAGTATCTAACAATTACTATGTTGACACAGTTATGCCTTCCGTTACAAGTGTATCTGTTCCTAGCAATGGCACTTATGGTGTAGAAGAGGACTTGAGTTTTACAGTGAACATGGACGAGATCGTGGTCGTAACGGGCATTCCAACAATCTCGATAGTCGTAGGAGCAACGACTGTATATGCGACTTATGCAGGCGGTTCGGGGACAAGCGCGTTGCAATTTAGATATACCGTCCAAACTGGACTATCTGATAGTAACGGGATTACCATAGAAGCCTTGTCACTGAATGGCGGATCAATTAGGGATGAAGCAGGTAATGATGCAGTATTAACGCTTAATAGCGTGGGCAGTACGGCGGGCGTGCTAGTAGATGCAATCCCCCCAACAATAATAAGCGTATCGCCGACATCGGGTCCGACGACAGGAGGCACGACCGTCACGTTGACCGGTACGAAGTTCTCTGGGGCAACCGCGGTGATGTTTGGTGCAACGGAGGCCACGTCCTTTACCATAAATTCGGAAACGTCAATCACGGCAACGGCTCCGGCGGGTAGTGCAGGAACCGTAGACGTAACGGTAAAGAGACGAAGTGGCACATCAACGACATCGGCGGCGGATCAGTATACGTATATAGCCGCGATAGCCGGGCCAACGATCGCAAGCGTGTCGCCGGCATCGGGTCCGACAACCGGAGGTACGACCGTGACCTTGACCGGTACGAATCTGACCGATGCAACGGCAGTGATGTTTGGTGCAACGGAGGCGATGTCCTATACGGTGAACTCGGCGACACAAATCACGGCCATCGCCCCGGAGGGTAGTGCAGGAACGGTAGACGTAACGGTAACGACGCCGGGCGGTACATCGGCGATATCGGCGGCAAATCAATTTACGTGGTTTGATGTTACATACGCGATCAGCCCGTTGTCGGATGAGACGCTGAATGCGCTGACCGCAGGGTATGCATCGGGGACGCAGGAAACGAAAACGGTCACCTTGACACGAACGGGAACCGGCGATTTGACGAGCTTGGCGACAGCGCTCGGCGGAACAAACGCCGGCAGCTTTACGATTACGCAGCCGACGGTGACAACGCTCAATAGTGGGACTCCGTCGACGACCTTTACGGTAAAAGCGAATGACAGACTGGCCGCAGGGACGTATAATGCTACGGTAACAGTGTCGGCAGGTGGCATGACGCCGGTTACCTTTACTGTAACGCAGGTTGTTAATAGTAGTAGTACTAGTGGCAGTAGCAGTGGCAGTGGCAGTAGTGGTGGAACTACTCCTGTTACTTCGACCCATTTGGATATTGACCAAAATGGCAGTATGATTGACTGGGCTAAAATCGACAGCAGTAAGCCGTCCGTCACTCTTGAAGTTACACCAAAAGACGGCGTTGCTTATGTCAGAATACCAGCAAGCATTTTAAAGAGCATTGAGGGCAAGAACGCTACTTTCTTTATCGAGATTAAGACTCCTTACGGCAGCTATCAAGTGCCGGTCAATCTGGCATCGCTCATTCCGGGGCTGAAGGACTTGTTAGCTAAGAATAACGTGAACAACGATGATATTAGCTTTAAAATCACGTTAACCAACAAGTCTGGCGATAAGGACTTCCGGGAAGTATTTGCAAACAGCATGCCGAATGGCCAAGCAATGGGTGCAATTGTAGATTTTCATATCGATATCATCAACACCAAGACGGGACAAACAATCGGAACGGCAGATAAGTTCAGCAAGGCGCTTACAAGAGTGATTCCGATGCCCAAGAGCGTGACCGACATGCCTGCTCAATGGGGGGCATTCCGTTATAACGTAACCACAAAGAAATTGGAGTTTGTGGCAGCTGAGAAAAAACAGATTGACGGCGTATGGGTTGTGAGGATCAATTCCTATTCCAATAGTGTCTACGTTGTGGCACAAAACACGGTAAGTTTTGCTGATGTACAGCAGCATTGGAGCAAATCTGATGTCGATCTTGCTGCTGCGAAAGGTCTAGTCGAAGGCGTAGGCGGTGGACTGTTTGATCCTAACAAAGCGGTAACAAGAGCAGAGTTTACCGCTATGTTAGTCCGGGCGCTTGGACGCGACACCTCTGATAAGGACATGGCGCCTTATAACGATGTCAAACCAGGTACGTGGTATTCCGGCGAGGTATCCACAGCGAAGGAGCTCGGACTGCTCGCCTTTGTGAAAGGAAACAGCTTTACCCCTAATCAGCCGCTTACACGAGAGGAAATGGCTAGTATGCTGGCGGCAGTCGGCAGACTTGAACAGTTGCCGATATCCAAAGAGCCGGTGAGCCTTAATGGCTTCAAGGATATCGGAAACACGGATATAGCCTATCTTGAGGACGTTCGTCTGATGGTCAAGCTTCATATCATGACAGGCACGAGCGCAAATACGTTCGATCCGAAGGAGGAGACGACACGTGCGCAAGCTGCGGTTGTGTTCATCAGGATGCTACTGGCGCTGGGTTCAATCGATAGATAA
- a CDS encoding lysophospholipase, with protein sequence MMMSLIETAIKSFDGTQLYFSKNIVSDAKAAVVIVHGLCEHAGRYDYLTDKLNNRGFNVYRFDHRGHARSEGQRTFYSDFHQIIDDVNVVVETALQESGDIPLFVIGHSMGGFASSSFGTKYPGKVKGIVLSGALTRYHTQVAGELPLDLPPGTYFPNELGSGVCSDPEVVSAYASDPLVEKQISVDLFNSLGYGVTWLKEHAKQFVDPVLVLHGANDGLVSEQDSRDFYGDIASSDKTLKIYAHLMHEIFNEPNRDEVIEEAITWIEKHI encoded by the coding sequence ATGATGATGAGCCTTATTGAGACAGCAATTAAATCTTTTGACGGAACCCAGCTTTATTTCAGTAAAAATATTGTAAGCGATGCCAAGGCGGCCGTGGTCATTGTCCATGGCTTGTGTGAGCATGCTGGCCGCTATGATTATTTGACGGACAAACTGAATAACCGTGGGTTTAACGTATACCGTTTTGACCATCGTGGTCATGCAAGATCAGAAGGGCAGCGTACATTCTACAGTGATTTTCATCAGATCATTGATGATGTGAATGTAGTTGTTGAAACAGCCTTGCAAGAGAGCGGCGACATTCCGCTTTTTGTCATTGGGCATAGCATGGGTGGCTTTGCATCTTCTTCATTTGGAACGAAATATCCGGGCAAGGTAAAAGGGATCGTTCTATCCGGAGCACTAACTCGTTACCATACACAGGTTGCGGGAGAACTTCCGCTTGATCTTCCCCCGGGTACGTATTTTCCGAATGAACTTGGAAGCGGCGTATGCAGTGATCCTGAAGTTGTATCCGCTTACGCAAGCGACCCATTGGTAGAAAAACAGATATCCGTAGATTTATTTAATAGTTTGGGCTACGGAGTAACGTGGCTGAAAGAACATGCGAAGCAATTCGTCGATCCGGTACTTGTACTACATGGAGCAAACGACGGACTGGTGAGTGAACAGGATTCGCGCGACTTTTATGGAGATATTGCCTCAAGCGATAAAACGCTGAAAATATATGCTCACCTCATGCATGAAATATTTAATGAACCGAATCGCGATGAAGTCATTGAGGAAGCCATCACATGGATTGAAAAACATATCTAA